One genomic window of Vulpes vulpes isolate BD-2025 chromosome 11, VulVul3, whole genome shotgun sequence includes the following:
- the FUT4 gene encoding alpha-(1,3)-fucosyltransferase 4, with protein MRAPGGPAGGGRWRRRRGGGGGGGGGRGRGRGRGWGPGCGAPALAAGLLCTALAAYSCWGQLPPPPWAPPGPPRPVGVLLWWEPFAGRAGGARRPPDCWLRFRIRGCRLLADRAAYGEAQAVLFHHRDLARGAPDWPPPWRGDPRPPGQRWVWMNFESPSHSPGLRDLAGNLFNWTLSYRADSDVFVPYGRLYPRARPSDQPAGPAPPLARKRGLVAWVVSNWDERQARVRYYRQLSRHLAVDVFGRAGPGRPVPASGLLHTVARYKFYLAFENSQHRDYITEKLWRNALLAGAVPVVLGPDRANYERFLPRGAFIHVDDFPSAAALAAHLLFLDRNPAVYRRYFHWRRSYAVHITSFWDEPWCRACQAVQAAGDRPKSVRNLARWFER; from the coding sequence ATGCGGGCGCCCGGgggcccggcgggcggcgggcgctggcggcggcgccggggcgggggcgggggcggcggcgggggccgcggccggggccggggccggggctggggcccggGGTGCGGCGCCCCCGCGCTGGCCGCCGGCCTGCTGTGCACGGCCCTGGCCGCCTACTCGTGCTGGGGGCAGCTGCCGCCGCCGCCCTGGGCGCCGCCCGGCCCGCCGCGGCCCGTGGGGGTGCTGCTGTGGTGGGAGCCGTtcgcggggcgcgcgggcggcgcCAGGAGGCCCCCGGACTGCTGGCTGCGCTTCCGCATCCGCGGCTGCCGCCTGCTCGCCGACCGCGCGGCCTACGGGGAGGCGCAGGCCGTGCTCTTCCACCACCGCGACCTGGCGCGGGGCGCCCCGGACTGGCCGCCGCCCTGGCGCGGGGACCCGCGGCCGCCGGGCCAGCGCTGGGTGTGGATGAACTTCGAGTCGCCCTCGCACTCCCCGGGCCTGCGCGACCTGGCGGGGAACCTCTTCAACTGGACGCTCTCGTACCGCGCCGACTCGGACGTCTTCGTGCCCTACGGCCGCCTCTACCCGCGCGCCCGCCCCAGCGACCAGCCCGCGGGCCCGGCGCCGCCGCTCGCCCGGAAGCGCGGGCTGGTGGCCTGGGTGGTGAGCAACTGGGACGAGCGCCAGGCCCGGGTGCGCTACTACCGGCAGCTGAGCCGGCACCTGGCGGTGGACGTGTTCGGCCGCGCGGGGCCCGGGCGCCCGGTGCCCGCCAGCGGGCTGCTGCACACCGTGGCGCGCTACAAGTTCTACTTGGCCTTCGAGAACTCGCAGCACCGGGACTACATCACCGAGAAGCTCTGGCGCAACGCGCTGCTGGCCGGGGCCGTGCCGGTGGTGCTGGGCCCCGACCGCGCCAACTACGAGCGCTTCCTGCCCCGCGGCGCCTTCATCCACGTGGACGACTTCCCCAGCGCCGCCGCCCTGGCCGCGCACCTGCTCTTCCTCGACCGGAACCCCGCGGTCTACCGGCGCTACTTCCACTGGCGCAGGAGCTACGCGGTGCACATCACCTCCTTCTGGGACGAGCCCTGGTGCCGCGCCTGCCAGGCCGTGCAGGCCGCCGGGGACCGGCCCAAGAGCGTCCGCAACCTGGCTCGCTGGTTTGAGCGGTGA